In Toxotes jaculatrix isolate fToxJac2 chromosome 12, fToxJac2.pri, whole genome shotgun sequence, the following are encoded in one genomic region:
- the LOC121190788 gene encoding pterin-4-alpha-carbinolamine dehydratase 2-like → MFGLMFSLRTGSSRPCSHLYRLRGLLLPPLSRNNSSKMSSDSHWLSPAEREDLVMELRSTGWMEVEDRDAIFKELHFKTFNQAFGFMSRVALQAEKMNHHPEWFNVYNKVQITLTTHDCGGLSKRDIKMAKFIDKISLSM, encoded by the exons ATGTTTGGGTTAATGTTTAGCCTGAGGACTGGCAGCTCACGGCCCTGCAGCCATCTGTACCGGCTGAGAGGTCTGCTGCTGCCTCCGCTCTCCAGGAACAACTCTTCTAAAATG TCGTCAGACTCCCACTGGCTGTCCCCTGCAGAACGAGAGGATCTGGTGATGGAGCTCAGGTCCACTGGctggatggaggtggaggaccGAGATGCCATCTTCAAAGAGCTTCACTTTAAAACCTTtaatcag GCATTTGGCTTCATGTCTCGAGTGGCTCTGCAGGCAGAGAAGATGAACCATCACCCAGAATGGTTCAATGTTTATAATAAG GTCCAGATTACATTGACTACACACGACTGTGGGGGACTGTCAAAACGGGACATCAAAATGGCCAAGTTTATTGACAAAATTTCACTTTCTAtgtaa
- the txndc15 gene encoding thioredoxin domain-containing protein 15, whose amino-acid sequence MTGILNTFYISYILLFMLHHSGVLRFSATAQENDESLELTLSEDAVSDLENSPKFVESDDLESLPKRQFKTAEIADAVMGTETPIDPSDIESLFPKNVKDFQSGFSPPCDESSTQCGSSVLHAKGASLEERSNEPSQQVTLDIVHADVTATEEQNTTETAKTYKVNCDKRNITGVDTFTVHVLNASQDLMEFLNANSTECSVVLFFTAWCQFSANLAPHFNALPRVFPSMHFLALDASQHSSLSTRFGTVAVPNILLFQGAKPMARFNHTDRTLETLTSFISNQTGFEAGPDRNVTDADRLGPLPSVPVKSIDWLLVFSILFITSFTLYAILRTDSIRWLIPGQEHEHQD is encoded by the exons ATGACGGGGATTTTGAACACGTTTTACATATcgtatattttattgtttatgttgCATCATTCTGGTGTTTTGAGGTTTTCAGCGACAGCACAAG agaatGACGAGTCGCTGGAGCTCACTCTGTCGGAGGATGCAGTTTCCGACTTGGAAAATAGCCCCAAGTTTGTGGAATCAGACGACCTGGAGTCTCTGCCGAAGAGACAGTTCAAGACAGCTGAGATTGCAGACGCTGTGATGGGCACTGAAACCCCCATTGATCCATCTGACATTGAGTCTCTCTTCCCTAAAAATGTGAAGGACTTTCAGTCAGGCTTCTCCCCGCCTTGTGATGAGAGCAGTACCCAGTGCGGTTCGTCTGTGCTGCATGCTAAAGGAGCGTCgctggaggagagaagcaaTGAACCGTCACAACAG GTCACCCTTGACATAGTGCATGCGGACGTGACAGCAACCGAGGAGCAGAACACCACAGAAACTGCCAAGACGTACAAGGTGAACTGTGATAAGAGGAACATCACAGGAGTGGACACTTTCACTGTGCACGTCCTCAACGCTTCACAG gaCCTGATGGAGTTCCTGAACGCTAACAGCACAGAATGCTCCGTGGTGCTGTTCTTCACTGCCTGGTGCCAGTTCTCAGCCAACCTGGCACCTCACTTCAATGCCCTGCCACGGGtctttcccagcatgcacttcCTGGCCCTTGATGCCTCTCAACATAGCAG CCTCTCCACAAGGTTTGGGACCGTGGCTGTGCCCAACATCCTTCTATTCCAGGGGGCCAAACCTATGGCTCGCTTcaaccacacagacagaacGCTGGAGACGCTCACGTCCTTCATTTCTAACCAGACAG GATTTGAAGCTGGCCCCGACAGAAATGTGACAGATGCAGACCGCCTGGGCCCCCTCCCCAGCGTCCCAGTGAAGAGCATTGACTGGCTGCTGGTCTTCTCCATCCTCTTCATCACATCCTTCACTCTGTATGCCATCCTGCGAACAGACAGCATCCGCTGGCTCATACCGGGACAAGAGCACGAGCATCAGGACTGA